From the Pseudomonas baltica genome, one window contains:
- a CDS encoding FadR/GntR family transcriptional regulator, which translates to MDYQAPKPRKSMHAQIVQELGMHIVSGRFKPEHKLPLESSLCEEYQVSRPVLREATRVLSAKGLVSSKPRVGTVVRPRAEWHLLDPDVLFWLMQSTPHSEFFNTLAGVRRVLEPEIAAMAANTATEADIDTITQAYQRMEGAQTHEVRLQADLDFHRAIADATHNDLLAYMCNMLSLPLRESINVTNQRPNVQELTLPRHKAILTAIKNRDALGARHASLVQLDDTRNALDTVMNMLTPL; encoded by the coding sequence ATGGATTATCAGGCTCCAAAACCGCGCAAGAGCATGCATGCCCAGATCGTCCAGGAGCTAGGCATGCACATTGTTTCCGGGCGCTTCAAGCCTGAACACAAGCTGCCGCTGGAGTCGAGCCTGTGCGAGGAATACCAGGTCAGCCGGCCGGTGCTGCGCGAGGCCACGCGGGTGCTCAGCGCCAAGGGCCTGGTGTCTTCCAAGCCGCGGGTCGGCACCGTGGTGCGGCCCCGCGCGGAATGGCATCTGCTGGATCCGGACGTGCTGTTCTGGCTGATGCAGTCGACGCCCCACAGCGAGTTCTTCAACACCTTGGCCGGGGTACGCCGGGTGCTCGAGCCGGAAATCGCCGCCATGGCCGCGAACACCGCCACCGAGGCGGATATCGACACCATCACCCAGGCGTATCAGCGCATGGAAGGCGCGCAAACCCACGAAGTGCGTCTGCAGGCCGACCTGGATTTCCATCGCGCCATCGCCGACGCCACTCACAATGATCTGCTCGCTTATATGTGCAACATGCTCTCGCTGCCCCTGCGTGAGTCGATCAATGTCACTAACCAGCGGCCCAACGTGCAAGAACTCACCTTGCCACGGCACAAGGCCATCCTCACCGCCATCAAGAACCGTGACGCGCTGGGGGCTCGGCATGCTTCGCTGGTGCAACTGGACGATACGCGTAATGCCCTGGACACCGTGATGAATATGCTGACCCCACTATAA
- a CDS encoding IlvD/Edd family dehydratase, which translates to MTDKKTPLRSAQWFGTADKNGFMYRSWMKNQGIPDHEFQGKPIIGICNTWSELTPCNAHFRKIAEHVKKGVLEAGGFPVEFPVFSSGESNLRPTAMLTRNLASMDVEEAIRGNPIDGVVLLTGCDKTTPALLMGAASCDVPAIVVTGGPMLNGKHHGKDIGSGTVVWQMHEAYKGGQISLDEFLSAEAGMSRSAGTCNTMGTASTMACMAEALGTSLPHNAAIPAVDSRRYVLAHLSGMRIVDMVREDLRLSKILTKAAFENAIRINAAIGGSTNAVIHLKAIAGRIGVELDLEDWTRIGRGTPTIVDLQPSGRFLMEEFYYAGGLPAVIRRLGEAGLLPNPEALTANGQSLWKNCQASPQYNDEVIRPLDKPLVADGGLCILRGNLSPRGAVLKPSAATPALMQHRGRAVVFENFDDYKARIADPDLDVDETCVLVLKNAGPKGYPGMAEVGNMGLPPKVLAKGVSDMVRISDARMSGTAYGTVVLHVAPEAAAGGPLAAVRNGDFIELDCAGGRLHLDISDAELAARLSDLQPDTSANIFSSGYARLYVDHVLQADQGCDFDFLVGCRGSAVPRHSH; encoded by the coding sequence ATGACCGACAAAAAGACTCCGCTTCGCTCCGCGCAATGGTTCGGTACCGCCGACAAGAACGGCTTCATGTACCGCAGCTGGATGAAAAACCAAGGGATCCCGGACCACGAATTCCAGGGCAAACCCATCATCGGCATCTGCAACACCTGGTCGGAGCTGACCCCCTGCAACGCCCACTTCCGCAAGATCGCCGAACACGTGAAGAAAGGTGTACTCGAGGCCGGCGGCTTTCCGGTGGAGTTCCCGGTGTTCTCCAGCGGAGAATCGAACCTGCGCCCGACCGCCATGCTCACCCGCAACCTCGCCAGCATGGATGTCGAAGAAGCCATCCGCGGCAACCCGATCGACGGCGTGGTGCTGCTCACTGGTTGCGACAAGACCACCCCTGCCCTGCTGATGGGCGCTGCCAGCTGCGACGTGCCGGCCATCGTGGTCACCGGCGGGCCGATGCTCAACGGCAAGCACCACGGCAAGGACATCGGCTCCGGCACGGTGGTCTGGCAAATGCACGAAGCCTATAAAGGCGGGCAGATCAGCCTGGACGAGTTCCTCTCCGCCGAAGCCGGCATGTCGCGCTCGGCCGGCACCTGCAACACCATGGGCACCGCCTCGACCATGGCCTGCATGGCCGAAGCGCTGGGCACCTCGTTGCCGCACAACGCGGCCATCCCCGCCGTGGACTCGCGCCGCTATGTGCTTGCGCACCTGTCGGGCATGCGTATCGTCGACATGGTCCGCGAAGATCTGCGCCTGTCGAAAATCCTCACCAAGGCGGCGTTCGAGAACGCTATCCGCATCAACGCCGCCATCGGTGGCTCGACCAACGCCGTCATTCACCTCAAGGCCATTGCCGGGCGCATTGGCGTCGAGCTCGACCTCGAAGACTGGACCCGCATCGGCCGCGGCACACCGACCATCGTCGATCTGCAGCCCTCGGGGCGCTTTTTGATGGAGGAGTTCTACTACGCGGGCGGCCTGCCGGCGGTGATCCGTCGTCTCGGCGAGGCCGGCCTGTTGCCCAACCCCGAGGCGCTGACCGCCAACGGTCAGAGCTTGTGGAAGAACTGCCAGGCGTCGCCGCAGTACAACGACGAAGTGATCCGCCCCCTCGACAAGCCGCTGGTCGCCGACGGTGGCCTGTGTATCCTGCGCGGCAACCTGTCGCCACGGGGCGCGGTGCTCAAGCCCTCGGCGGCGACCCCGGCACTGATGCAGCATCGCGGCCGCGCGGTGGTGTTCGAGAACTTCGACGACTACAAGGCCCGCATCGCCGACCCCGACCTGGATGTCGATGAAACCTGCGTGCTGGTGCTCAAGAATGCCGGCCCCAAGGGTTACCCCGGTATGGCCGAAGTCGGCAACATGGGCCTGCCGCCCAAGGTGCTGGCCAAAGGCGTGAGCGACATGGTGCGCATATCGGATGCGCGCATGAGCGGCACCGCCTATGGCACCGTGGTGTTGCACGTCGCCCCGGAAGCAGCCGCCGGTGGCCCGTTGGCAGCCGTGCGCAACGGCGATTTCATCGAGCTCGATTGCGCCGGTGGCCGCCTGCATCTGGATATCAGCGACGCGGAGCTGGCCGCACGCCTCAGCGATTTGCAACCGGACACCAGCGCCAACATCTTCTCCAGCGGCTACGCACGCTTGTACGTCGATCATGTGCTGCAGGCCGATCAGGGTTGCGACTTCGACTTCCTGGTCGGGTGCCGCGGCTCGGCGGTGCCGCGGCATTCTCACTGA
- a CDS encoding MFS transporter, with amino-acid sequence MHPEARIIRTLTLRLIPFLVLLYLVAYVDRSAVGFAKLHMNTDLGISDIAYGFGAGLFFIGYFLFEVPSNLLLERFGARRWFARILITWGAITVGMAFVQGSQSFYVMRFLLGAAEAGFFPGVLYYITRWFPVRNRGKVLGFFILSQPLALLVTGPLAGGLLGLDGVQGLAGWQWLFIAIGAPAIVLAWPTLKFLPDTPKDARWLPEADRQWLLAELESDRKQYGQTEHSNPLRALTDRRVLILALLYLPGTLSIYGLSMWLPTLVHQFGGSDLTTGFVSAIPYLFGVIGLLLVPRSSDRLNDRYGHLTVLYMLGALGLFLSAWFALPSLQLAALCLAAFSLFSVTAIFWILPGRFLSGASAAAGIALINSFGNLGGYIGPFGIGALKEYTGSLSSGLYFLSAVMLSGVVLTWIVYARLEKKAVAPVAAGLAPDPAPQTPR; translated from the coding sequence ATGCATCCGGAAGCTCGGATCATTCGCACGCTCACGCTCAGGTTGATCCCCTTCCTGGTGCTGCTGTACCTCGTCGCCTACGTCGACCGCTCGGCGGTGGGCTTCGCCAAGCTGCACATGAATACCGATCTCGGTATCAGCGATATAGCCTACGGTTTCGGCGCAGGGCTGTTCTTCATCGGCTATTTCCTTTTCGAAGTCCCCAGCAATCTGTTGCTGGAGCGCTTTGGCGCGCGCCGTTGGTTCGCGCGGATCCTCATCACCTGGGGCGCGATCACGGTAGGGATGGCCTTCGTCCAAGGCTCGCAGAGCTTCTATGTCATGCGGTTTCTGCTGGGCGCGGCGGAGGCGGGATTCTTCCCCGGGGTGCTGTACTACATCACCCGCTGGTTCCCAGTGCGCAACCGCGGCAAGGTGCTGGGGTTCTTCATTCTGTCGCAGCCCCTCGCGCTGCTAGTGACCGGGCCCTTGGCGGGCGGCTTGCTGGGGCTCGATGGGGTGCAGGGGCTGGCCGGCTGGCAGTGGCTGTTCATCGCCATCGGTGCACCGGCCATCGTGCTGGCCTGGCCAACCTTGAAGTTTCTGCCTGATACGCCGAAGGATGCACGTTGGCTGCCAGAGGCGGATCGCCAATGGTTGCTGGCTGAACTGGAGAGCGATCGCAAGCAGTACGGTCAGACCGAGCACAGCAACCCGCTGCGCGCGCTGACCGATCGCCGGGTGCTGATCCTGGCGCTGTTGTACCTGCCGGGCACGCTCAGCATCTATGGCTTGAGCATGTGGTTGCCGACTCTGGTGCATCAGTTTGGCGGCAGCGACCTGACCACCGGCTTCGTCTCGGCCATTCCCTATCTGTTCGGCGTGATCGGCTTGTTGCTCGTGCCGCGCAGCTCCGACCGCTTGAACGACCGTTACGGCCACCTCACCGTGCTGTATATGCTGGGCGCACTAGGGCTGTTTCTGAGCGCCTGGTTCGCCTTGCCGAGCCTGCAACTGGCAGCGCTGTGCCTGGCGGCGTTCAGCCTGTTCTCGGTGACGGCGATTTTCTGGATTCTGCCAGGGCGTTTTCTGTCCGGTGCCTCAGCCGCTGCGGGTATCGCCTTGATCAATTCGTTTGGCAACCTGGGCGGCTATATCGGCCCGTTCGGGATCGGCGCCTTGAAGGAGTACACCGGGAGCTTGTCGTCGGGGCTGTATTTTCTGTCGGCGGTAATGCTCAGCGGCGTGGTGCTGACCTGGATCGTCTATGCGCGACTGGAGAAAAAGGCCGTAGCACCTGTAGCGGCGGGGCTCGCCCCCGATCCGGCCCCCCAGACACCTCGATAA
- a CDS encoding DUF4105 domain-containing protein: MLKRLAYLALCACAPLHAATAVDSTHLQQLAKDPYWIALGHYTPGKFGGWRSYVDDAKFFLAADGAHHPDQELQATLQALYDSPTLGDKQAQCVYPARTRWLRDQLHLTDLPTVDCKGFNDWFKDVSPHSTVLIFPAAYLNSPSSMFGHTLLRVDQADVETDKTALLSYAINFGAYIEGSDNSILYAWKGLAGGYPGLFSMVPYQQKLAEYSRLENRDLWEYRLNLTPTETARMVEHVWELQQVRFDYFFFDENCSYRLLELLQVARPGLHLTDQFPLTAIPTDTVKAVKDAGLVDKINYRPSRERELLGRAKPLSSAEQAQALALSEETGQLQNPAFVALPKARQALIQDTAFRLERYRATGQERDPARTRRSFELLRAINQNPPPPLTLERPGLPENGHDSRTWELGAGSRDDRAYAEYGLRMAYHDLNDNAYGFPLGAQIEILGLKVRQYEGNQWQLQRLDLATIRSLTPRNQMLQPLSWQVSSGLERVLSKHGDETLVSHVNGGAGGTWQLSEQTLGFALGTVRVEHNADFDAFISPAAGFDTGLLWRNPLGNFSVEAQGDYFLNGEVRRTLSLNQQWELSRNLGLRLSAQRQFSGLTSAQNEVMVSLKWYHY, translated from the coding sequence ATGCTCAAACGCCTCGCCTATCTGGCGCTCTGTGCCTGTGCCCCTCTGCATGCCGCCACGGCGGTGGACTCTACCCATCTTCAGCAACTGGCCAAAGATCCGTACTGGATTGCCTTGGGGCATTACACCCCCGGCAAGTTCGGCGGCTGGCGCAGCTATGTCGACGATGCCAAATTCTTCCTCGCCGCTGACGGCGCCCATCATCCGGATCAAGAGCTGCAAGCCACGCTGCAAGCGCTCTACGATTCACCGACGCTGGGCGACAAGCAGGCGCAATGCGTGTATCCGGCCCGCACTCGCTGGCTGCGCGACCAACTGCATCTCACTGACCTGCCGACGGTCGACTGCAAGGGTTTCAACGATTGGTTCAAGGATGTCTCGCCGCACAGCACGGTGCTGATTTTTCCGGCGGCCTACCTCAACAGCCCGTCGTCGATGTTCGGCCATACCCTGCTGCGGGTCGATCAGGCCGATGTCGAAACCGACAAGACCGCGCTGCTCAGCTACGCGATCAACTTCGGCGCTTATATCGAGGGCAGCGACAACAGCATCCTGTATGCCTGGAAGGGCTTGGCGGGGGGCTATCCCGGCCTGTTCTCGATGGTGCCCTATCAGCAGAAACTCGCCGAATACAGCCGCCTTGAAAACCGCGATCTGTGGGAATACCGACTTAACCTGACGCCGACCGAAACCGCGCGCATGGTCGAGCATGTCTGGGAGCTGCAGCAGGTACGCTTCGACTACTTCTTCTTCGACGAAAACTGCTCGTACCGCTTGCTGGAGTTGCTGCAAGTAGCGCGACCGGGGCTGCACCTGACCGATCAATTCCCGCTGACGGCGATCCCCACCGATACGGTCAAGGCGGTCAAAGACGCTGGCCTGGTCGACAAGATCAATTACCGCCCGTCTCGCGAACGCGAACTGCTGGGGCGCGCCAAGCCGCTGAGCAGCGCGGAGCAAGCGCAGGCACTAGCGCTCAGCGAAGAGACCGGCCAACTGCAAAACCCGGCGTTTGTTGCGTTGCCCAAGGCGCGCCAAGCGTTGATCCAGGACACCGCGTTTCGCCTCGAACGCTACCGAGCGACCGGGCAGGAGCGCGATCCGGCACGTACCCGGCGCAGCTTCGAACTGCTGCGCGCCATCAACCAGAATCCGCCACCACCGCTCACCCTGGAACGTCCAGGCCTGCCGGAAAACGGCCACGACTCGCGAACTTGGGAACTTGGCGCGGGCAGCCGCGACGACCGTGCTTACGCCGAATATGGCCTGCGCATGGCTTATCACGACCTCAACGACAACGCCTATGGTTTCCCACTGGGCGCGCAGATCGAGATTCTCGGGCTCAAGGTGCGCCAGTACGAGGGCAACCAATGGCAGCTGCAGCGTCTGGATCTGGCCACCATTCGCTCGCTGACGCCGCGTAATCAAATGCTCCAGCCGCTGTCCTGGCAGGTGAGCAGCGGGCTGGAGCGGGTGCTGAGCAAGCACGGCGACGAAACCCTGGTCAGCCATGTCAACGGTGGCGCGGGCGGTACCTGGCAGCTGAGCGAGCAAACGCTGGGCTTCGCGCTGGGCACCGTGAGGGTCGAGCACAACGCCGATTTCGACGCCTTCATCAGCCCTGCGGCGGGGTTCGATACTGGCTTGCTGTGGCGCAATCCGCTGGGCAACTTCAGCGTCGAAGCGCAAGGGGATTACTTCCTCAACGGCGAGGTGCGCCGCACCCTAAGCCTGAATCAGCAGTGGGAATTGAGCCGCAACCTGGGCCTGCGCCTGAGCGCCCAACGCCAGTTCAGCGGGCTGACCTCGGCGCAGAACGAGGTGATGGTATCGCTCAAGTGGTATCACTACTAA
- a CDS encoding GreA/GreB family elongation factor, protein MSRAFVNEDHATAHASPPVERPISMQPNYVTESGMAQLRARVDEVQELHAEQATCGDKADQQLVAELERDLRYFQQRMQSAQLVPPVTCTETIQIGSWATFVDETGAQQQVCLVGEDQADVALGLINWASPLGRALLGAAVGDEVLWERPAGNVTLEVTEISVTP, encoded by the coding sequence ATGAGCCGCGCATTCGTCAACGAAGATCACGCCACCGCGCACGCCAGCCCTCCGGTGGAACGACCGATCAGCATGCAACCCAATTACGTGACCGAGAGCGGGATGGCGCAATTGCGCGCCCGAGTGGATGAAGTGCAGGAGCTGCACGCCGAACAGGCAACCTGCGGCGACAAGGCCGACCAGCAATTGGTTGCCGAACTCGAGCGCGACCTGCGCTACTTCCAGCAGCGGATGCAGAGCGCGCAGCTGGTACCGCCGGTGACCTGCACCGAAACCATTCAGATTGGCAGCTGGGCGACCTTCGTCGATGAAACCGGCGCGCAGCAGCAGGTATGCCTGGTGGGCGAGGATCAGGCCGATGTCGCGTTGGGGTTGATCAACTGGGCGTCGCCGCTGGGGCGAGCGCTACTGGGTGCAGCGGTAGGTGATGAGGTGCTGTGGGAACGTCCCGCGGGGAACGTGACTCTGGAAGTGACCGAGATTTCGGTCACACCTTGA
- a CDS encoding DUF3015 domain-containing protein, whose protein sequence is MKRILLGTLLAAASLNAMAQAPGGPDCGWGNLLFEGQRGTPAHFLASTTNGSSGNATFGMTSGTNGCSTNAPLTYGGKSWLAMNGMMDELSEDMAKGQGEALTTYAVVMGVAPEDRTYFESVTHQHFQQIFTSSEATAEDVHNNTLAVIKGDPRLAKYATQA, encoded by the coding sequence ATGAAACGGATTCTTCTGGGTACTCTGTTAGCCGCCGCCTCTCTCAATGCCATGGCCCAAGCGCCAGGCGGTCCGGATTGCGGCTGGGGCAACTTGCTGTTCGAGGGCCAGCGCGGCACCCCTGCGCACTTCCTGGCCTCCACCACCAACGGTTCCTCGGGCAACGCCACCTTCGGCATGACCTCCGGCACCAACGGCTGCTCCACCAATGCGCCACTGACCTACGGCGGCAAATCGTGGCTGGCCATGAACGGCATGATGGATGAGCTTTCCGAAGACATGGCCAAGGGTCAAGGCGAAGCGCTGACCACCTATGCAGTGGTCATGGGTGTTGCGCCGGAAGATCGCACTTACTTCGAATCCGTCACTCACCAGCACTTCCAGCAGATCTTCACCAGCAGCGAAGCGACTGCCGAAGATGTACACAACAACACCCTGGCTGTGATCAAAGGCGATCCACGCCTGGCCAAATACGCTACCCAAGCGTAA
- the ettA gene encoding energy-dependent translational throttle protein EttA, which produces MAQYVYTMHRLSKVVPPKREILKNISLSFFPGAKIGVLGLNGSGKSTLLKIMAGVDKEFDGEARPMPELNVGYLPQEPQLDPSKTVREVVEEAVAVIKNAQARLDEVYAAYADEDADFDKLAAEQAKLEAILQASDGHNLERQLEVAADALRLPAWDAKIEHLSGGEKRRVALCRLLLSAPDMLLLDEPTNHLDADSVAWLEHFLHDFPGTVVAITHDRYFLDNVAGWILELDRGAGIPYEGNYSGWLEAKSDRLAQESKQQSAHEKAMKEELEWVRQGAKARQSKSKARLQRFEEMQSQEFQKRSETNEIYIPAGPRLGDKVIEFKNVSKGYGDRVLIDNLSFVMPKGAIVGVIGGNGAGKSTLFRMLMGKEQPDSGSIEVGETVQLACVDQSRDDLDGSKTVFQQISDGSDQIRIGNYEIPSRTYVGRFNFKGGDQQKFVKDLSGGERGRLHLALTLKEGGNVLLLDEPSNDLDVETLRSLEEALLDFPGAAIVISHDRWFLDRVATHILAYEDDSQAVFFEGNYTEYEADRKKRLGEAAAQPHRVRHKKLA; this is translated from the coding sequence TTGGCTCAATACGTTTACACCATGCATCGGCTGAGCAAAGTTGTTCCGCCGAAGCGGGAAATCCTCAAGAACATCTCCCTGTCCTTTTTCCCAGGCGCCAAGATCGGCGTGCTGGGCCTCAACGGTTCGGGCAAGTCCACGCTGCTGAAGATCATGGCCGGCGTCGACAAGGAGTTCGACGGCGAAGCCCGGCCGATGCCTGAGCTGAACGTCGGCTACCTGCCGCAGGAACCGCAGCTGGACCCGAGCAAGACCGTGCGTGAAGTGGTCGAAGAGGCCGTCGCAGTGATCAAGAACGCCCAGGCACGCCTGGACGAGGTCTACGCCGCCTACGCTGACGAAGACGCCGATTTCGACAAGCTGGCCGCCGAGCAGGCCAAGCTTGAAGCCATCTTGCAGGCCAGCGATGGTCACAATCTGGAGCGCCAGCTGGAAGTCGCCGCCGATGCGCTGCGCCTGCCAGCCTGGGATGCAAAGATCGAGCACCTGTCCGGTGGTGAAAAGCGCCGTGTGGCCCTGTGCCGCCTGCTGCTGTCGGCTCCGGACATGCTGCTGCTCGACGAACCGACCAACCACCTGGACGCCGACTCCGTTGCCTGGCTGGAGCACTTCCTGCACGACTTCCCGGGTACTGTGGTCGCGATCACGCACGACCGTTACTTCCTCGACAACGTCGCCGGCTGGATCCTGGAGCTCGACCGCGGCGCCGGTATCCCGTACGAAGGCAACTATTCGGGCTGGCTCGAAGCCAAGTCGGATCGTCTGGCCCAGGAATCCAAGCAGCAATCGGCCCATGAAAAGGCCATGAAGGAAGAACTGGAGTGGGTGCGCCAAGGCGCCAAGGCCCGCCAGTCGAAATCCAAGGCACGTCTGCAGCGCTTCGAAGAGATGCAGTCGCAGGAATTCCAGAAGCGCAGCGAAACCAACGAGATCTACATCCCGGCCGGGCCGCGTCTGGGCGACAAGGTCATCGAGTTCAAGAACGTCAGCAAGGGCTACGGCGACCGCGTATTGATCGACAACCTGTCGTTCGTGATGCCCAAGGGCGCAATCGTCGGCGTGATCGGCGGTAACGGTGCCGGTAAATCGACCCTGTTCCGCATGCTGATGGGCAAGGAACAGCCGGATTCGGGTTCCATCGAGGTGGGCGAAACCGTGCAGCTGGCCTGCGTGGATCAAAGCCGCGACGATCTGGACGGCAGCAAGACGGTGTTCCAGCAGATTTCCGACGGCTCCGATCAGATCCGCATCGGCAACTACGAAATCCCTTCGCGCACCTACGTGGGCCGTTTCAACTTCAAGGGCGGCGACCAGCAGAAGTTCGTCAAGGACCTTTCCGGTGGTGAGCGTGGACGCCTGCATCTGGCGCTGACGCTGAAGGAGGGTGGTAACGTCCTGCTGCTCGACGAACCGTCAAACGACCTTGACGTCGAGACCCTGCGTTCGTTGGAAGAAGCGCTGCTGGACTTCCCGGGCGCCGCCATTGTGATCTCTCACGATCGCTGGTTCCTGGACCGTGTGGCGACCCACATCCTGGCTTACGAGGACGACTCACAGGCGGTGTTCTTCGAGGGTAACTACACCGAGTACGAGGCCGATCGCAAGAAGCGCCTCGGTGAAGCAGCGGCGCAACCGCACCGCGTGCGTCACAAGAAGCTGGCGTAA